A single Deltaproteobacteria bacterium DNA region contains:
- a CDS encoding toxin-antitoxin system YwqK family antitoxin, translated as MSFLKDKIKEEESHDEKGRITEKKFTLNGKLEGEYTSYYDNGQIMVRLFFRNDKREGESASYYRDGQIGEKGTFKNDSLEGEYISYYESGRIKEIENYQNGKCDGKYTLFFTTGQIKEVENFKDGKFDGEYICYYKDGQIKEKGSFINDKRNGTYIAFYKNGQVREQATYIHGKLEGEFLSFDADDPRYQGDDDEDVSYPFTDEIDVKDKGKRIDDLLKNIADFEKELKEK; from the coding sequence ATGTCGTTCCTTAAGGATAAAATCAAAGAAGAAGAATCACATGATGAAAAAGGCCGTATCACGGAGAAAAAATTTACCCTCAATGGGAAATTAGAGGGTGAATATACATCCTACTATGATAACGGACAAATCATGGTCAGGTTATTCTTCCGTAATGATAAGAGAGAGGGAGAATCTGCTTCCTATTACAGGGACGGTCAAATCGGGGAAAAAGGTACGTTCAAAAACGATAGTCTGGAAGGCGAATATATCTCTTATTATGAAAGCGGCCGGATCAAAGAGATTGAAAACTATCAAAATGGTAAATGTGACGGAAAATACACACTTTTTTTCACAACGGGCCAGATAAAAGAAGTGGAAAATTTCAAAGATGGCAAGTTTGACGGCGAATACATCTGTTACTATAAAGATGGTCAGATTAAAGAAAAAGGAAGCTTCATAAACGATAAACGAAACGGGACATATATTGCTTTTTATAAAAACGGCCAGGTCAGGGAACAGGCAACATATATACATGGAAAGCTGGAAGGAGAGTTCTTATCTTTCGATGCAGATGATCCGAGATATCAAGGAGACGACGATGAAGATGTTTCATACCCGTTCACCGATGAGATCGATGTGAAAGATAAGGGAAAAAGGATTGATGATTTACTGAAGAATATTGCCGATTTCGAAAAGGAGCTGAAAGAGAAATGA
- a CDS encoding Crp/Fnr family transcriptional regulator encodes MNVIDHIATIPLFEGLPRKQHETLAMIALNRSYKKGQIIFSEGDEGVGFYVIISGRVKIFKLSPEGKEQILHMMGQGEIFGEVPVFTGQGYPAYAEAHAQSSLLFFPRNAFIELIKKDPSLSLNMLAVLSWRLRKFAALIEDLSLKEVPGRLAAYLLYLSKRSGSGDEFDLDISKGQLASLLGTIPETLSRILGKMSRQGLINSTGSHIRILDRATLEEISTEGKKLENS; translated from the coding sequence ATGAATGTGATCGATCATATTGCTACAATCCCCCTTTTTGAAGGTTTACCAAGAAAACAGCATGAAACACTGGCTATGATAGCGCTAAACCGCTCTTATAAGAAAGGCCAGATAATCTTCTCGGAGGGGGATGAGGGGGTGGGTTTTTATGTGATCATCTCCGGTCGGGTAAAGATATTCAAACTTTCACCGGAAGGGAAAGAGCAGATACTGCACATGATGGGGCAGGGAGAAATCTTTGGAGAGGTGCCGGTTTTTACCGGACAGGGGTATCCGGCCTACGCTGAAGCCCATGCCCAGAGTTCACTCTTATTCTTTCCCAGGAATGCATTTATCGAACTCATTAAGAAAGATCCTTCATTGTCTCTGAATATGCTGGCCGTGTTATCATGGCGCCTTCGAAAATTCGCGGCCCTGATCGAGGACCTCTCATTGAAGGAAGTACCCGGGCGTCTTGCTGCGTATCTCCTCTACCTCTCCAAAAGATCCGGAAGCGGAGACGAATTTGATCTCGATATCTCCAAAGGGCAGCTGGCCTCTCTTCTCGGTACGATCCCGGAAACCCTGTCACGCATCCTCGGCAAAATGAGCAGGCAGGGATTGATCAACTCAACAGGGTCACATATCAGGATACTGGATCGCGCAACCTTGGAGGAAATTTCCACAGAAGGGAAAAAACTTGAAAATAGTTAA